Part of the Lichenicola cladoniae genome is shown below.
GGCGCCTATGACGGCGCGTCCGTCTACCGGGCGGCATCTCCGCGCCAGCGCGATCCGCCACCTGACATCGTCATCCCGCCGCTTGCGTCCTCGATGATCAACGACAACAAGACCTATGCCGCGACAGCCCGGGATCGTCATGTCCGATACATTGTTGAGAGGAGCCGCATGGCCTGGCAGAAGGCAACCGGGTACGGGCGCCGCAGCATCGTGAGAACCGCGATCGGCCGCTACAAGCACGGCATCGGTGCGAAACTGCGAGCCAGATCAGCCGATGGCCAGCGGGGCTAAGTCGCCATCGCCGTCAGCGCACTTAATCGCATGATCCGAACAGCCAAGCCCGTCTCGGTCCGTCAGAACTGATCCTCCACACTGGGAAGAAATATCTCACCAGCCTCCGGTCCATGCGCCAACGCCTGTAGCCGCCTATTCACCGGACGCTCACCAGATGTTTAGTCCCGGCATTTGGTGGATCAGGTCGAGCGTGAATCGTTTTTGGCTCAGAAGTCCAGGTTTTGCAGATGGCTTCGTAGGGGGTGAGGCCCTTCAGGGTCTTCAGTCGCCGACCGAAGTTGTAGGCATCAGCATATGCCCGTGCATGAACGACTGGGACTTCGTGGACATTTCCTGGTCGCCTTTGACCGAGTTGCTCCCGGACCGGTGCACGCCCGAGCTCGGGCGGCTGCAAGCGGAGTTGAGCGCCAGGCACCCCTTCCGAGAAGCAGCCCGGCTGTTGACCAGTCTCTTGCCGTGCCAGCCGATGAACCACGCCACCATGCGAAACAGGACCCATCGCGTCGCATCGGATCTTGAGCAGATGCCGCCAGGTCAACCCGCGCCGGAGCCCGAAGCCAAACCACAGGGTGAGATCATGGTCCTGATCGACGGGGCGCATATTCGGGCGGCTCATGGCTATCAGTCGCGGCGAGTCGACGTCACCGTCGGCAACATCGAAGTCGCAGGAAGGCCGCCACGGCGGTTCGCTCTGGCCCCCAAGGGTGCCGGATCGCCGTTGGCAACCATGCGTCAGGCGCTTCGAGAGCAGGGTTGGCAGCCCGGTCGCTCCGTCACAGTGCTCAGCGACGGCGAGGCGGCTCTTCCCGGCCTGGTCCGCGCCGCAGTTGGTGAGCCGATCGCGTGCATTCTCGACTGGTGGCACATCTCCATGCGAGTGCAGCATATCCAGCAAGCGATGCGCGGCATCCACGCCCCCGATCCGCAACCATGCTTAGATCTGGACATGATCGACTGGTGGGTCGGCCGACTACAAAAGTTGATCTGGCATGACCGCTCCGACGAGGCGCTCGACGAGTTATTCTACATCCAACACGCTGTGCCGGTGGTCGTCCGTGTCAATGGCGAAACGTTAAGATCTGCCGCTGCGATGCTCCTCTGGAACTGCGACGACCTGCGTCGCGACTTGGAGAACGCCGGCAGCTCGTTGATCAACTACGGTGAGCGTTACCGCTCCAAGCTGCCCATCTCGACGTCGCGGGCAGAAGGATGCTTCGACGAGATCGCCAACGCCCGCATGGCCAAGAAGCAGCGAATGAGGTGGTCGCCCGCAAGATGCACATGGCGTCGCCGTGGTGCGCGCCGCGGTCCTGGACGGTCGTCTCACGCAGCCATTCAATCTTCCTCTGGCGGCGTGACCAAAACCTTTCCACTCCCGCAACGCTGTAAGCGACTTCGTCCAGAGTTTCGTGCGATTAGATTAGCACATGTCGCATTTATCCAGAAGCTTTTCTCAAATATTGATCGTCTGACATACTCGAACTATGCGTTTCAAATTCCAGCGAATGACTGCAGCGCGACACCCGTCTCCCTATGCATGAGGCTCCGCGCCGGATTATCCAGCACAACCCTCGTTGCCTTGCATATTGCGAGACTGGTCACCCCTTCTCGGGCGAACATCTGTTCTAGAGACATCTGGACTGATCACCGCGGGCGAGATCCAAGGTGCGGCTGCATGAGCCGCGCCGACTGCACGCGGGTGTGAAATATCAGCCACTCACTGTGCCGGAACCGAAGGATTTGCCGGTGAAGTTTTCGCCTGTGTTCACCCCGCCCGGGGATGGTCACTTGCCACATCCCCGGGCTGCAAGGACAACGGTCGAGGCGAAGCAAGTCCGGAGCGCTCCCATGCCGATCAGCCCGATCCCCCAGCCCCGCACCATCCCGCTGCTCGGCAACCTGGCCGACATCGACAGTCATGGCCCGGTGCAGAGCCTGATGCGGCTGGCGGCCGAGCACGGCGAGATCTTCCGCCTGAGCCTGGCCGGCCAGAACCCGATCATCGTGAGCTCGCATGCGCTGGTGGATGAGCTGTGCGACGAGACTCGCTTCTGCAAGAAGGTCCATTCATCCATCGAGCATGTCCGGCCGCTGGCGGGCGACGGGCTCTTCACCGCCTACGACCACGAGCCGAATTGGGCGCGTGCGCACCACCTGCTGATGCCGGCGTTCGGTCCGCTCGGCGTGCGCGCAATGTTCGGCAAGATGCTGGACGTGGCCGAACAGATGCTTCTTCGCTGGGAGCGGTTCGGCGACGCGGAGATCGACGTCGCCGACAACATGACCAGGCTCACACTGGACACCATCGCGCTGTGCGCGTTCGACTACCGGTTCAACAGCTTCTACCAGAACGAGATGCACCCGTTCGTGGCGGCAATGGTCGGCGCGCTGGACGAGGCCAGTGCACGTGCCCGCCGGCCCGAGGTCGCGTCGCTCGTCATGCTGACGAGGCGGCGGCAGTTCGACCACGACGTCAGGCTGATGCACGCGCTCACCGATACGCTGGTCGCCGAACGCCGCGCGCATCGGCGGCCGGACGGCGCGCCCGATCTTCTCGACATCATGCTCGACGGGCAGAACGATAACGGCGCGCTGCCTGACGAGAATATTCGCTACCAGATGGTCACCTTCCTGGTCGCCGGTCACGAGACCACCAGCGGCCTGCTGTCGTTCGCGCTCTTCCTGGCGCTCCAGAACCCCACGGTGCTGGACCAGGCGCGTGCGCAGATCGATGCGGTGCTGGAAGGTCGCGCGCCCACGGTCGAGGACCTTGGGCGCCTGCACTGTGTCGAACAGATCCTTATGGAGACCCTCCGCCTCTGGCCCACGGCACCGGCCTTCGCGGTGACGCCGCTGCAGGACACCATCGTCGGCGGCCGGTATGCCGTCACCACAGAGGACACACTCCTGGTGCTGAGCCCGGCGCTGCACCGCGACCCGGCAGTCTGGGGTGCCGACGCGGAACGGTTCCGCCCCGACCGGTTTGCGCCCGAGCAGGCCAGGCAACTGCCACCCAACGCCTGGAAGCCGTTCGGCACCGGTCGCCGCGCCTGTATCGGCCGCGGTTTCGCAATGCAGGAGGCGCAGTTGGTGCTGGCGATGATCCTCCAGCGCTTCCACATCGAACTCGCCGATCCCGGCTATCGGCTCGAGATCACCGAAACGCTGACGATCAAGCCCCACAATCTCTTTATCCGCGCCCGCCGCCGGGGCCCCGCCGCCCGCCGCCCCGCCAGCGCCATGCCAAGCGCGCCGCAGCGGCCCTTAACGCCGCACATCGAGCCGGCGGCAGCCGGTCCGAGCACCGGCGGACGGTTGCTGGTGCTCTACGGCAGCAACACCGGCTCTTGCGAAGCCTTTGCCAGGCGCATCGCCAGCGACGCCGCCGGCCAGGGCTATGCCGCCAAGGTCGCGGGCCTCGACACGTATACGGGACAACTCCCGACCGACGGCGCGGTGATCCTGCTCAGTGCAACCTATGAAGGGCAGCCGCCCGACAACGCGGCTGCTTTCCTGTCCTGGCTCGAGGCGGAGGAGCCCGGCGCGCTTTCCGGCGTGCGGTTCGCGGTATTCGGCTGCGGCAACCCCCAATGGAGCCGCACCTATCAGGCGATTCCCAAGCGGCTGGATGGCGCCCTGGAACGTGCCGGCGCCAACCGGATCAGGCCCCGTGGGGAGGCAGACGCGAGCGGCGACTTCTTCGGCGATTTTG
Proteins encoded:
- a CDS encoding ISKra4 family transposase; amino-acid sequence: MNDWDFVDISWSPLTELLPDRCTPELGRLQAELSARHPFREAARLLTSLLPCQPMNHATMRNRTHRVASDLEQMPPGQPAPEPEAKPQGEIMVLIDGAHIRAAHGYQSRRVDVTVGNIEVAGRPPRRFALAPKGAGSPLATMRQALREQGWQPGRSVTVLSDGEAALPGLVRAAVGEPIACILDWWHISMRVQHIQQAMRGIHAPDPQPCLDLDMIDWWVGRLQKLIWHDRSDEALDELFYIQHAVPVVVRVNGETLRSAAAMLLWNCDDLRRDLENAGSSLINYGERYRSKLPISTSRAEGCFDEIANARMAKKQRMRWSPARCTWRRRGARRGPGRSSHAAIQSSSGGVTKTFPLPQRCKRLRPEFRAIRLAHVAFIQKLFSNIDRLTYSNYAFQIPANDCSATPVSLCMRLRAGLSSTTLVALHIARLVTPSRANICSRDIWTDHRGRDPRCGCMSRADCTRV
- a CDS encoding bifunctional cytochrome P450/NADPH--P450 reductase — its product is MPISPIPQPRTIPLLGNLADIDSHGPVQSLMRLAAEHGEIFRLSLAGQNPIIVSSHALVDELCDETRFCKKVHSSIEHVRPLAGDGLFTAYDHEPNWARAHHLLMPAFGPLGVRAMFGKMLDVAEQMLLRWERFGDAEIDVADNMTRLTLDTIALCAFDYRFNSFYQNEMHPFVAAMVGALDEASARARRPEVASLVMLTRRRQFDHDVRLMHALTDTLVAERRAHRRPDGAPDLLDIMLDGQNDNGALPDENIRYQMVTFLVAGHETTSGLLSFALFLALQNPTVLDQARAQIDAVLEGRAPTVEDLGRLHCVEQILMETLRLWPTAPAFAVTPLQDTIVGGRYAVTTEDTLLVLSPALHRDPAVWGADAERFRPDRFAPEQARQLPPNAWKPFGTGRRACIGRGFAMQEAQLVLAMILQRFHIELADPGYRLEITETLTIKPHNLFIRARRRGPAARRPASAMPSAPQRPLTPHIEPAAAGPSTGGRLLVLYGSNTGSCEAFARRIASDAAGQGYAAKVAGLDTYTGQLPTDGAVILLSATYEGQPPDNAAAFLSWLEAEEPGALSGVRFAVFGCGNPQWSRTYQAIPKRLDGALERAGANRIRPRGEADASGDFFGDFDEWYAQLWADLGRTFGQQPVAAAVPQALEMDVLPPGRATSLRLTDLQGGVVLSNRILGDTDRSPGNSVKRHIEIALPSGMSYRTGDYLAVLPRNPPNNVTRALRRFALAPDTQIVVRKGGPATTLPVGYPVSVAELLANYVELEQPATREHVNMLVECTHCTPEKMALAAFAHPDIYRSEVLAKRVSLLSLLERFPSCNLSLAAFLGSLPGMRVRQYSISSSPLRDPARCSLTFSVLDAPALSGNGQYLGVASNYLAGLGEGARPSVAVRPSQAFHPPAEPATPMILVCAGAGFAPFHGFLQERALLKRQDKPVGPALLFFGVAHRDIDRIYREELRTWEDEGVVTVRMSYSREPEGDVRYVQHRMWQDRADVADLFRRGATVFVCGDGVRMAPDVRATFVRIYGEAMTVPPEEAEAWADRIEHENGRYVADVFS